In Lactuca sativa cultivar Salinas chromosome 5, Lsat_Salinas_v11, whole genome shotgun sequence, the DNA window tttagttttatatgaTTAGGGCTCAAATTTGGAATTGGTTCCTTTGTTGATTATTGATTGCGAAAGGCTAATTGTATTTATATGCGATTTTTTTGACAGTTTGTGAAGTCGATGCTGTTTGTGAAACAGAAAATTGTGACAGGGAGGGTTTGACTAATTGACTTTGTTGAATGTTATTTATATGGAAACCTTTAAcacctcagaaaccctaatcgaggGTTTAGTGTCATCTAAACAAGATGGAAATGTGAATCTAATGGAGGAAACGGCTAAGTCGTTTGATATTGGGGAAGAGAATCGTGATGAACCTGTGTCAACATCAGTTGCAGAAAATGGTAGCGGGGTTGATTTAAGTAGCCATGCAGATGTTCCTATGAAAGGTATTTCCCTTTTTGTGGAATTAACTGGCGATATTTCACATCATTTGGAAGAACATCGATCATCAAAGAGAAATCAAGGTGAGGTTACTGCTGCTTACAAACAATGTGGGGTCAGTGTGGGTGATTTAGTGTGGGCAATGATCAAGAAACAATCATGGTGGCCTGGAATTGTTTGTGAAGCTTCTAGTGTACAGGTAAGGGAGAATGGACTTCTGATAAGATGTTTTGGCAATGGAAATTACATTTGGTGTCGACCTAATGAACTCAAGCCATTCATTGAGCACTTTCAACGGTTTTCAAACCAAAGAAACTCCAAAAACTTCTTTGGTGCCATGGATAAGGCTCTAGCTGAGGTTGGTCAACGTGTAAAGACAGAGTTCACTTGTTCTTGTTTCTCTAATGTGGTGATGAAAAGAAGGGGTAATGTTGATGATCTTTCATTGACTCGATTTGAGCCTGTAAAGTTTCTTGAATATATAGAAGATCTTTCAAGAAATGTTTGTATGCCTAATAAGGTTGATTTTTCCATCAATATGAATTTCTTGTCTGCTTTTAATCATTCATTAGGGCATTGCCAAATCCCAGTTCATCAACTTAAGCCTTCTTGGAGTCCATCAAAAATAAAAACCGAGGACgaaaatggatttttaataatGGAGGATGATACGGAGGGTAGTGGTGGAAAATCCGAAAAAGGATATGAaacaagagaaagaaggaagagtAGGTTTTTGTCATATCCGGGAGAACAAAGAAAGGAAGAATTGAAGGAAGATGATAATGGAGGAATGGAATTGAATAAAACTAATGAATTGCCATCGAAGAAGAAGCCAAGAAAGAAGTATACCAAAAAGCTTGTCATGAAGGAAGATCCATTACCAGTAAATATATGTCCATCTGATGTGCTCTCTGTGCTTCAATCTGCAGCTCAAGATTGTGGTTTTCCAAGTGAAAGTGACAAATTTGATTCTGTTAAACGTTTTGTAGCTGGATTTAGGAAATGGGTATTCAGTGATTCCACAAATGGAATCACCACCGGAATAAAAACTCCGGAATCAGAGAAACCCAAGAAAGtgagaaagaagaagaaacaaTCCGGTTCACTGATTCTAGATTTCCAGAATGCTAATCCTGTTCTTGTACCTCAATCAATGGCAAATCAAGGAGTTCAAAATAATACCATCTATAATTTTAAAGATCCACAAATGACCAAACCACCCCTTCGTAAACTCTTACCCAAAAGGAGTTTGAACAATATGGACAACAATACCCCTATCCAAGCCTGGAATAGTAATCCCACTCCCTTGCCCAATGTGAATGGacacatgaacatgaacatgaataCGAACATGAACATGAATCCATATGTGTTTCCTTCAATGGAAGAATCAAACCAAGCCATGTATGGATTTGGGTCAACTCAACCATGGTTAATTAACCATGGTCAACCACAGGTGAGTAAGGTTAACCATGAGCCAAAAAAGAGAGGGCGAAAGAGGAAACATGTGGAGTTTCAAGCGAACGATGGTTTGATTGTGACACCAGATCTGACCAAAAATGGTGGTGAGAAGAAAAAGGGTAAAAGAggaaagaaaaaagaagaaaccGGAGTCCCATGTATAGATTTAAGTTACAACAAAGTGAATCAAGAAAACACACAAGTCACAGGTACTGCTTTCCTCTTAAAATTTTCATCAAACTACCCTTTACCCTCCACCCAAGTTTTAAATTTGGTATTTTCTAAATACGGGGAATTAAACGAATCCGAAACGTTCATATCCACTGAAAATCTAAGTGGTCAAGTTGTGTTTTCTGATTCTTCTAGTGCTGGAGGGGCATTTTGGGGATTACAAAATGACCAACCTTTCGGACCTGCCCTTGTTAATTACCGAATTCAGCATCTCAATAACACCGACCCTATCGAATTCAAGACTCCTATTAAGAGCCCTGTGTTATCACAAGGGGGGCAAGAAGGGAAATTCGATACGCCAGGTGTCATCGGTCCATACATGATCCCGGATTTAAACGGATATGCaaatgaaaccaaaactaaaaaaatgGAAGAAATTCGGTTGCCTTCAATGGATTTAAGTTATGGGAATGAAGCTTCTTCGGGTACAGCTCTTTTGTTAAAATTCTCGCCACATCACCCGTTACCCTCCCAACAAGATTTGAATTTGGTGTTTTGTAAATACGGGTTGAACGGGTCTGAGACGCGGGTCATGGGTCAAGATCTGACGGGTCAAGTTGTGTTTGTGAACCCGTTGATTGTTGGAGAGGCAGTTCAAAAATTGGAAAAGGAAAGACCATTTGGGGAGTCCCTTGTAAGTTATAGGGTTCAGCATTTGTATAGTGTTAAACCCGCGATTCCTTTAGGGATTAAAAAACCTGTTCATGTTCAACAAGAGGGTAATAATGGTAATGATCTTGGGGTTATAAGAAAGAATCTTGAAATGATGAGGGTAATGTTGGAAAAAGCTGGGGGTGGGTTGTCGCCTGAGATGAGAGGGAAACTTGAGAGTGAGATTAGAGGGTTGATGAATAAAATTAAAGTGAGTGGGATGGATGGGTGTTCTTCCTCTTCTCTATGATTGGTGGCTTTGAATttgattagggtttttggaatgaATGCTCTCTTTGTAATTTAACCAATAacctccttttttttttttaattttggattGCATTGAGAGAGGATGATAGAGAGAGTGTTTTgaaagattatgttttggataGTAGTGGTTGGTTCATCGTGAATTTATAAGACTCTTATTGGTTCTGAAAATGGTTTTTGTTTCTAGGAATTCTTGGTGTGCCTTTGAGTGTTAATTTTTGGAACTgaatatatataaacatgatgAATCATatctaaataattttttttatatgatatAGAGAAGTGTTGAAGCACCTCTTGGTGGGTTGAACATCACGTaacaaagtttaattaattatattaataaattaccAAATAGTTCAAGAATACAAGTTCTCCAACCTACAATTAAAATGATTACAAAAATTTGTAAAGTACATAATATATGTAAAAAAGAAAGACACAAATACCATTCAGATAAAACCTAATTATGGGACAAAACAATCCAAATTCACATATAAGAAGGTATTTTCATTGGTGACAGTTTGAGTGATTCAACGACAACCGGTGTTATACCAATTTCTAAACTGGATCGACCCAGATGGTTTCTTTAAAAACCAGGTTGAACCAGTGGGTAAAAAACTATTTGAACTGGTTTATTGGACTTAGATAGTTAGATTTCACTTAGCCCATTAAAAAAACAATCAATTTCCAGAGCAAATTGAATATGTCGATCGACCAGGTTATCTGAAGTGTACACAACTCGAAGACTGACGCACACCACTATCAGATATAGACTGATGGTCGAACTGATTAAATCGGGAATAGATCTTCAGACCAGTTCAATTAAAAtctggtttttaaaacattgattttagTCCGTTTTGTTGCATGCATGAAATAGAATCTTATTTGACTTTTCATATGATTgaatttattcaaataaataCCCAAACTGTAGGACCCAAATTGTATAAAAACTTCTATTCTTTTATACAAGTTCCATTATTATAAAAACAAAAGTTTAAGATTTAATAAAATATGATGGAATTAATTCAAATACTAGATAATTAAAAGTCAAAATCATTATTTGTTTCTCTCAAGCACTGAAAACTGATATTTACCATAATAATTACTTCATACATAAGTGCAAAAGTAAAACCAGTGTTAGAAAACATGAAAAGCCCTAAATGTGAACATGTGCAAAACATATGACATTAAGAACAAATATTAGAAGAAATTAATCAAGAACTTAGGAACTTTTACACATGACATATTGCATAGTTCATAAATCCAGAAGATAAGAAAAGGGTAAAAGTTACAAATATTATTAAAGGACAAATCTTGTTTTCATGTAAATCCTACATCCAACTTTTTAACCAAAACCAAATCTAGCAAACAATCTTTTGATCAAAGTACTTCACTCAAAAATCTTCCTACAATCAAGAAACCCTAAAGTAAAAGAAACATCACTCCATAACAGCAACACCTCCAACAGCTTTAATCTTCTCTATGATCTCATTCGCCTCTTCTTTAGTAACACCTTGTTTAATCACAACAGGAACTTTTTCAACCATATCTTTAGCTTCTTTCAATCCAAGACTTGTAAAAGCACGAACCTCTTTAATCACCTTAATTTTAGAAGCTGCATCAAATTTCTCCAACTTTATATCAAATGCTGTTTTCTCAACTTTCTCTTCAACCTTACCTGCCCCACCTCCTGCCCCACCTCGGGCACCCAAATCCACCCCTTCAACTGAAATCGACTGCATTTTAGGATGCCTTAGTCTCTCTCTAAGTGTAGGACCTATTTGCATACGCTCTTCAGGGGGTAGGGCTGCAATTTTTTCAGCAAGTTGGATGATTTTGTCAGAAGGTGGAGGTCTAGGGCCATATGGGTCATATGATGCAGGTAGTTTGTACCTTTTGGGTTTGGATTTAGGGTCTGCAGGGATAAAATCGGGTTGAAAAGAACGGATTTGTAAAGGCCCTATAAGGCGCATGCGAATTGACCTAAGAAGTGCTAAAGATTTCATGGTTTTGGTTGTTTTCAGTAGGAAAGAAGACTCATAGATATGACACTTGTTTAGACCTTCTTACACCTGGAAAAAGAGGGGCAGGCTTCAGATATTATCAACATTTCAAGATAATTGGAAGTAATCATTGGTGAGATAATAATAAGTTCACAGTTTTGTGTAAAAGTTTAGAAATTCATATTTTGCACACAACCATTCATTTAAACTGTTTTTTTCCAGGTATATTTCTGGGTGTTCCATATTTTAAAAACTGACCAAAATCGATTTGGAAACAAACGAGGCATTACATCGAACACCTGGAATGCATATGAAATGGTGCCATAAAACACAAAGAATCAGCTCCGTATTTCCAAATTCGTAATTACATATTCATGGATACACACATACAAAGATAAAGATATCGAAAACCAGAAACTTGATAAGCAATCAAATTGACGCATCATACTAAAAGAGGGCGGAAAGCGAATGAGAGAAAAGGAAAAAAGAAGTGAAACACTAACAAATGTAACCCGGGACTGAATCGTTTGACGAACCGTGATTAGAAGAACCGTGAGGCTGCAGAATCGAAGACAGTCCACCGATTTGAAGCTTGAAGGAATCGCCGCCTATGAAATAAAAATGAGCGATCAAACCTTCTTGGAAAAACAATGTATCTGGCTCTTAATTGAACTTTTGGCCCTTGTAGTTTTACTTGATGACACTTCAAGCCCTTCAAGTTTCAACGACGGATAAAATATCAATAATAATTGGCGAATGGTTTGTGACTTGTGATGACCAACGGCCGTTGCCCAATAAACTAATAGGAATATGCAACAAAAGTACGTTGGGCCATACATTGCAAAACCCAATACTATATTGTAGAGTGTGTGGCCCATTGTTTATTAATGTTAATGTCATGAGTCATGACAATTAATAATTTGTAATTTGCTTTTTTcagttaattaatttttatttgtatttaataGAACACTAATTTTTATTTTGTTCGTATTACATTGTTAAAAAATTTAACTGAAAAATGTATTATATAAAACGTTATAGTGGACGCAATGTTAGCgcaaaatataattaaataaataaattttgtcaTATGAAATATCATGTCGTCCACAAATTTACCCGGT includes these proteins:
- the LOC111900693 gene encoding serine/threonine-protein kinase ATM, with translation METFNTSETLIEGLVSSKQDGNVNLMEETAKSFDIGEENRDEPVSTSVAENGSGVDLSSHADVPMKGISLFVELTGDISHHLEEHRSSKRNQGEVTAAYKQCGVSVGDLVWAMIKKQSWWPGIVCEASSVQVRENGLLIRCFGNGNYIWCRPNELKPFIEHFQRFSNQRNSKNFFGAMDKALAEVGQRVKTEFTCSCFSNVVMKRRGNVDDLSLTRFEPVKFLEYIEDLSRNVCMPNKVDFSINMNFLSAFNHSLGHCQIPVHQLKPSWSPSKIKTEDENGFLIMEDDTEGSGGKSEKGYETRERRKSRFLSYPGEQRKEELKEDDNGGMELNKTNELPSKKKPRKKYTKKLVMKEDPLPVNICPSDVLSVLQSAAQDCGFPSESDKFDSVKRFVAGFRKWVFSDSTNGITTGIKTPESEKPKKVRKKKKQSGSLILDFQNANPVLVPQSMANQGVQNNTIYNFKDPQMTKPPLRKLLPKRSLNNMDNNTPIQAWNSNPTPLPNVNGHMNMNMNTNMNMNPYVFPSMEESNQAMYGFGSTQPWLINHGQPQVSKVNHEPKKRGRKRKHVEFQANDGLIVTPDLTKNGGEKKKGKRGKKKEETGVPCIDLSYNKVNQENTQVTGTAFLLKFSSNYPLPSTQVLNLVFSKYGELNESETFISTENLSGQVVFSDSSSAGGAFWGLQNDQPFGPALVNYRIQHLNNTDPIEFKTPIKSPVLSQGGQEGKFDTPGVIGPYMIPDLNGYANETKTKKMEEIRLPSMDLSYGNEASSGTALLLKFSPHHPLPSQQDLNLVFCKYGLNGSETRVMGQDLTGQVVFVNPLIVGEAVQKLEKERPFGESLVSYRVQHLYSVKPAIPLGIKKPVHVQQEGNNGNDLGVIRKNLEMMRVMLEKAGGGLSPEMRGKLESEIRGLMNKIKVSGMDGCSSSSL
- the LOC111900694 gene encoding uncharacterized protein LOC111900694; amino-acid sequence: MKSLALLRSIRMRLIGPLQIRSFQPDFIPADPKSKPKRYKLPASYDPYGPRPPPSDKIIQLAEKIAALPPEERMQIGPTLRERLRHPKMQSISVEGVDLGARGGAGGGAGKVEEKVEKTAFDIKLEKFDAASKIKVIKEVRAFTSLGLKEAKDMVEKVPVVIKQGVTKEEANEIIEKIKAVGGVAVME